A part of Bubalus bubalis isolate 160015118507 breed Murrah chromosome 6, NDDB_SH_1, whole genome shotgun sequence genomic DNA contains:
- the LOC123334257 gene encoding cytochrome c oxidase subunit 7A2, mitochondrial-like: MLWNLLALHQIIQRTIITASHRKFENKVPEKKRMFQEDNGIPVHLKGGIADASLYRATMILTVGGMAYAIYQLVVTSFPNKQD; encoded by the coding sequence ATGCTGTGGAATCTGCTGGCTCTTCATCAGATTATCCAGAGGACCATAATTACTGCTTCACACAGGAAGTTTGAAAATAAGGTTCCAGAGAAAAAAAGGATGTTTCAGGAggataatggaattccagtgcaTCTGAAGGGTGGGATAGCTGATGCCTCCCTGTATAGAGCCACCATGATTCTTACAGTTGGTGGAATGGCATATGCCATATATCAACTGGTTGTGACTTCATTTCCCAATAAGCAGGATTGA